A single region of the Anaerolineales bacterium genome encodes:
- a CDS encoding alpha/beta hydrolase, protein MPKIDLSGQTIYYDSLGKPDNPPLLLMHGWLEVGRDHLALANELAAGGYRVIVPDLPGYGRSTPPERTYPTDFYQRDARLMGQFLDALAIEKAHVMGFSDGGEIALLIGITRPERCRSVVAWGATGYYAPDLGAWVRDAMPRLIPQASHRARHPGQTIDGWQAAWIEAFTAIVAAGGDLSLSHAEDITCPLLIMVGEHDRLNPAADVQRFAERAGERAQFVFFPTVGHAIHIESPQEFLKTVLTFLKPL, encoded by the coding sequence CCCTCGGCAAGCCCGATAACCCGCCACTCTTGCTGATGCACGGGTGGTTGGAAGTTGGGCGTGATCACCTTGCCCTTGCTAACGAACTGGCGGCGGGCGGCTACCGTGTGATTGTCCCTGATCTCCCGGGGTATGGACGCAGCACGCCGCCGGAGCGCACCTACCCGACAGACTTTTACCAGCGCGATGCCCGTCTGATGGGTCAGTTTCTAGATGCCCTCGCTATCGAGAAAGCGCATGTGATGGGCTTTAGCGATGGCGGTGAGATTGCTCTGCTGATCGGGATCACCCGCCCAGAACGCTGCCGATCTGTCGTTGCGTGGGGGGCAACCGGCTATTATGCCCCTGATTTGGGAGCATGGGTGCGCGATGCTATGCCTCGTCTAATCCCCCAAGCTAGCCACCGCGCCCGCCACCCAGGACAGACCATTGATGGCTGGCAAGCGGCGTGGATTGAGGCGTTCACGGCAATTGTCGCAGCAGGAGGCGATCTCAGCCTGAGCCATGCCGAGGATATAACCTGTCCCCTCTTGATCATGGTGGGGGAACACGATAGGTTAAACCCCGCTGCCGATGTCCAGCGCTTTGCCGAACGTGCTGGGGAACGGGCGCAGTTTGTCTTTTTCCCTACTGTGGGTCATGCCATTCACATCGAATCCCCCCAAGAATTCCTGAAAACCGTCCTCACCTTTTTGAAGCCTCTCTAG
- a CDS encoding response regulator has product MPRVLYIEDRPDNRSLVKRVLMAEDIDMLEATNAPDGIALALREMPDLILMDINMPGMDGYTATAEIRSYEELTEIPIVALTANVMKGDREKSLDAGCDGYIPKPIDVDRFPGEILNYIRKGRLKS; this is encoded by the coding sequence ATGCCGCGAGTTCTCTACATCGAAGACCGCCCCGATAACCGCAGCCTTGTGAAGCGCGTCCTGATGGCTGAGGATATTGATATGCTAGAGGCGACCAACGCACCCGACGGAATCGCCCTTGCCCTCCGCGAAATGCCCGATTTGATTCTTATGGACATTAACATGCCTGGGATGGATGGCTACACAGCCACCGCCGAGATTCGCAGCTATGAGGAACTGACCGAAATTCCCATCGTCGCCCTCACTGCGAATGTCATGAAGGGGGATCGGGAGAAATCGTTGGATGCTGGCTGCGATGGGTATATTCCTAAACCCATTGATGTGGATCGTTTTCCCGGCGAGATTTTAAATTATATTCGTAAAGGGCGTTTAAAATCATGA
- a CDS encoding GAF domain-containing protein, whose protein sequence is MSAPSTTQTQTASAVTAWAAFLRRIFPLTHYTTPLGRRRATGTYLIAGILFLTLILAAAIAFLLHLQEGTLLSASGTIVRGLLLLGAATSGVILTSRGQQAWGALTLLLAWLVLLLPSMMLGQFSVTLGFAAMLVGISFAALLISESAVYFSAVYTFAAVFLTILSAGAPPTFTTLTQPFALLYVVVPILALHGGINAVIARSLATISIETKAQVEQHHVRLSAASGALAQQLLAARLDLGALLERTVKLVRESFADVSEAQLFLVDKDRRNATLVATTSTFGRAGLGQKVGVGSLNVVGRVTISGQSVLVRDSVDEQAYRRSGLLEGSRAGLVLPLRVGSDTIGALDLQSTSPTAFANEDVELLETLAAQIAVAIDNALLFADAHEKAAENQRLYEQANTSLQTIERLNQELMGGAWTEYLRGITTLPAFTIDPKSGRVEDAAERTPTMIEAGRRNQVIIRPGQSAKTITLPINVRGQVIGTMEFELAPDYNVSSEQMTLLKQVVERLGLAAENMRLLEEAQRIAQREATVNEITARMQAATNVEAVVATAAQSLADAFQAPRVAIRLGAPVKKT, encoded by the coding sequence ATGAGCGCACCGTCTACCACACAAACACAAACTGCATCCGCCGTTACTGCATGGGCGGCGTTTCTGCGGCGTATCTTCCCCCTAACGCACTACACCACCCCGCTTGGGAGGCGTCGGGCGACAGGGACATACCTGATCGCTGGTATATTGTTCCTCACCCTGATTCTTGCTGCGGCGATTGCTTTCTTGCTGCATTTGCAAGAAGGCACACTCCTCAGCGCATCAGGGACGATAGTACGCGGGCTGCTCCTCTTAGGGGCAGCAACCAGCGGAGTGATCCTCACCTCACGCGGGCAGCAAGCATGGGGAGCGCTCACTCTCCTTTTGGCATGGCTCGTCCTCCTTTTACCGTCTATGATGTTGGGGCAGTTTAGTGTGACGCTTGGCTTTGCCGCCATGCTCGTCGGCATCTCTTTTGCTGCGCTGCTCATCAGCGAAAGCGCTGTCTATTTCAGCGCGGTCTATACTTTTGCCGCAGTTTTTCTGACCATCCTTTCGGCTGGTGCGCCACCTACCTTTACAACCCTGACCCAACCCTTCGCGCTCCTTTATGTGGTTGTTCCCATCCTAGCTCTTCATGGCGGGATCAACGCTGTGATCGCCCGCAGTCTGGCAACCATTAGCATAGAAACAAAAGCACAGGTGGAACAGCACCACGTGCGCCTTTCTGCCGCAAGCGGGGCGTTGGCGCAGCAGCTTCTTGCCGCTCGCTTGGATTTAGGGGCGCTTCTGGAACGCACGGTAAAACTCGTTCGGGAATCTTTTGCGGATGTTTCCGAAGCGCAGCTTTTTTTAGTTGATAAAGATCGGCGTAACGCGACACTGGTTGCCACCACAAGCACCTTTGGACGGGCGGGCTTGGGGCAAAAAGTGGGCGTGGGGAGCTTGAATGTCGTTGGGCGCGTGACGATCAGCGGGCAATCCGTCCTCGTCCGCGATAGTGTTGATGAACAGGCGTACCGGCGTTCCGGCTTGTTGGAGGGGTCGCGGGCAGGGTTGGTGCTTCCCTTGCGCGTTGGCAGTGATACCATCGGGGCGCTTGATTTGCAAAGCACCTCCCCCACCGCCTTTGCCAACGAGGATGTTGAACTCCTTGAAACCCTTGCCGCGCAGATCGCCGTTGCCATTGATAACGCGCTCCTGTTTGCCGATGCCCATGAAAAGGCAGCCGAAAACCAACGCCTTTACGAACAGGCGAATACCAGCCTTCAGACCATTGAGCGGCTGAATCAGGAATTGATGGGTGGCGCATGGACGGAATACTTGCGCGGGATTACCACCCTCCCCGCCTTTACCATCGATCCGAAATCGGGGCGGGTGGAAGATGCGGCAGAGCGTACCCCCACCATGATTGAGGCGGGGCGGCGCAACCAAGTGATCATTCGCCCCGGTCAATCCGCCAAGACAATCACCCTTCCGATCAACGTTCGGGGGCAAGTGATCGGCACGATGGAATTTGAACTTGCACCCGATTACAATGTATCCAGCGAACAAATGACCCTCCTCAAACAAGTTGTGGAGCGGCTCGGCTTAGCAGCGGAAAATATGCGTTTGTTGGAAGAAGCTCAGCGTATTGCCCAGCGTGAGGCAACGGTGAATGAAATTACCGCCCGGATGCAGGCAGCAACGAATGTTGAGGCAGTGGTGGCAACCGCCGCCCAAAGCCTTGCCGATGCCTTTCAAGCGCCCCGTGTGGCAATCCGCCTTGGCGCACCGGTAAAAAAGACCTAA
- a CDS encoding GAF domain-containing protein, which yields MSDTRDLLDDLTTLALQLNRQAFAQPPVEGWLNSFLAMLCERLRTLAVRGVQVVQVIGNAMLSVAVAGNVPAEAGEQSMIDESSPIMPVLRNRQIGTMPNARIYPILVGNDPLGAIVVYLNPDADPVTLDRAFTLIGVQLGPALLGHLKMPGPRTGRLMRQIEMMRSLYEITRNFSSALDSPEILNRAAKSLVETLKIDHVGIVAYNYGETMGQVIAEFPDNAIVGTRIQGSHPIHERLVATRAPVIIPNVDTATDLGAEQMLLQQLGIKSIAVIPMVVQNEVIGSVGLDSYYEYHEFTPEEIEAAAAVTSQLAITAHNAHLYEELKRRAHQLERITELGRQVTSTFDQARIFQIAKEETLRLTDADMVVVALRNPDSPVLTVHLLLDSGPVTADFPNDRAALRFVFSTAEPFVIDDISGSDDADYRMFSGAGMRALATVPLIAGGRVVGAFGILHREPGHYIAIDLAVLEQVGNQLAIALENARMYAQTSQRAETERLMNRLSSGFQNRGDLNTILLNTVQEIAEALNARRARVRLELPTSPGSDPLRDGGLK from the coding sequence ATGAGCGACACCCGCGATCTGCTAGACGATTTAACCACGTTGGCGCTCCAACTGAACCGCCAAGCCTTTGCTCAGCCCCCTGTGGAAGGCTGGTTGAATTCCTTTTTGGCAATGCTGTGCGAACGCTTGCGCACGTTGGCGGTACGCGGTGTGCAGGTTGTGCAAGTTATTGGCAACGCCATGCTCTCCGTTGCCGTTGCGGGGAATGTCCCCGCCGAAGCTGGCGAGCAAAGCATGATCGATGAATCTTCCCCGATCATGCCCGTTCTCAGAAACCGTCAGATTGGGACGATGCCTAATGCCCGCATTTACCCCATCCTTGTTGGCAATGATCCACTCGGCGCCATTGTCGTGTACCTCAACCCCGATGCCGATCCCGTGACGCTGGATCGTGCCTTTACCCTCATTGGTGTTCAGCTTGGACCCGCCCTTCTCGGTCACCTCAAAATGCCCGGACCGCGTACTGGACGACTCATGCGCCAAATTGAGATGATGCGTTCGCTGTATGAAATCACCCGTAATTTCAGCAGCGCCCTCGATAGCCCTGAAATTTTGAATCGGGCAGCTAAAAGCCTTGTCGAAACGCTCAAGATTGATCACGTTGGCATTGTCGCCTATAACTATGGGGAGACGATGGGGCAGGTGATTGCCGAATTTCCCGACAATGCCATTGTGGGTACGCGCATTCAGGGCAGCCACCCCATTCACGAACGCTTGGTTGCCACCCGCGCTCCCGTGATCATTCCCAATGTGGATACCGCCACCGATTTGGGCGCAGAGCAGATGCTCTTGCAACAGTTGGGGATCAAATCCATCGCGGTGATTCCGATGGTTGTCCAAAATGAGGTGATCGGCAGTGTGGGGCTGGATTCCTACTACGAATATCACGAATTCACCCCAGAGGAAATCGAAGCGGCTGCCGCTGTCACCTCGCAATTGGCAATCACCGCCCATAACGCCCACCTTTACGAAGAACTGAAGCGGCGGGCGCACCAGTTGGAGCGGATTACCGAACTGGGACGGCAAGTGACCAGCACCTTTGACCAAGCACGCATTTTCCAGATTGCCAAAGAAGAAACACTCCGCCTGACTGATGCCGATATGGTTGTTGTGGCGCTTCGCAACCCCGATAGCCCCGTCCTCACTGTCCACCTGCTGCTGGATAGCGGACCCGTGACGGCAGATTTTCCCAATGATCGGGCGGCGCTCCGCTTTGTCTTTAGCACCGCCGAACCTTTCGTCATTGACGACATCAGCGGCTCGGACGACGCCGATTACCGCATGTTTTCCGGCGCAGGGATGCGGGCGCTGGCAACCGTCCCTCTCATCGCCGGGGGGCGCGTCGTCGGCGCGTTCGGCATCCTCCACCGCGAACCCGGACATTACATCGCCATTGATCTAGCGGTTTTGGAGCAAGTGGGAAACCAGCTTGCTATCGCCCTTGAAAACGCCCGCATGTACGCCCAAACCTCCCAACGGGCGGAGACCGAACGTCTCATGAACCGCCTCAGCAGCGGCTTTCAAAATCGGGGCGACCTGAATACGATCTTGTTGAACACCGTCCAAGAGATTGCCGAGGCGCTGAATGCGCGGCGGGCGCGTGTTCGGTTGGAACTACCAACCTCACCAGGGAGTGATCCGCTGCGCGATGGGGGACTTAAATGA